In the genome of Pempheris klunzingeri isolate RE-2024b chromosome 3, fPemKlu1.hap1, whole genome shotgun sequence, one region contains:
- the helt gene encoding hairy and enhancer of split-related protein helt, with amino-acid sequence MASKMKDRKRTPISHKVIEKRRRDRINRCLNELGKTVPMALAKQNSGKLEKAEILEMTVQYLRALHSADFPRGREKGELLAEFANYFHYGYHECMKNLVHYLTTEDRAETKDIKYARILAFLQSKSRVVTEPVFGSVGSMPEPSDYLSQLHSSPEHQSHSPSDSVYQQSPPGHFSWHSSARSPGISYPTVPLSAHTQQHAGYLSPVQGLDHHYFNFIGHTHANTFSLHSAQHAM; translated from the exons AGAACTCCCATCTCTCACAAAGTCATTGAGAAACGAAGACGGGACCGCATTAATCGTTGCCTTAACGAATTAGGAAAAACAGTACCAATGGCACTAGCAAAACAG AACTCTGGAAAATTGGAGAAGGCTGAAATCTTGGAAATGACAGTTCAGTACCTGCGAGCGCTCCACTCAGCGGATTTCCCCCgtgggagagaaaaag gtgagctgctggctgagttTGCGAACTACTTCCACTACGGATACCACGAGTGTATGAAGAACCTGGTGCACTACCTGACCACAGAGGACAGGGCTGAAACCAAAGACATCAAGTACGCACGGATCCTCGCCTTCCTACAGTCAAAGTCCCGTGTGGTCACCGAGCCTGTGTTCGGCTCCGTCGGCTCGATGCCAGAGCCTTCTGACTACCTCAGCCAGCTGCACTCCTCTCCGGAGCACCAAAGCCACAGTCCCTCTGACTCCGTGTACCAGCAGAGTCCACCGGGACACTTCTCCTGGCACAGCTCGGCACGCAGCCCGGGCATCTCGTACCCAACTGTGCCTCTCTCTgcgcacacacagcagcacgcGGGATACTTGTCACCGGTGCAGGGACTCGATCACCATTATTTCAACTTCATCGgccacacacacgcaaacacgtTTAGTTTGCACAGCGCGCAACACGCCATGTAA